A region of Flavobacterium album DNA encodes the following proteins:
- the murI gene encoding glutamate racemase, translating to MDKSTDPIGLFDSGIGGTSIWKEIHSLLPGEDTIYLADSKNAPYGQKTKEEIIALSCKNTEYLLEKNCKLIVVACNTATTNAIRELREKYDVPFIGIEPAIKPAAIHTKTNAIGILATKGTLSSELFNKTVSGFTGVNVVEQVGYNLVALIENGKLGSDEIKELLKEYLAPMIEANIDYLVLGCSHYPYLVPQIKELLPPHVKIIDSGEAVARHTRKILEANNMLNTSGHKGTPLFYTNADPAVLKEILGTKYNVEQKDF from the coding sequence ATGGATAAAAGCACAGACCCTATCGGATTGTTTGACTCGGGAATTGGCGGCACTTCCATCTGGAAAGAGATCCACAGCCTGCTTCCGGGAGAAGACACCATTTACCTTGCCGACAGCAAAAATGCCCCATACGGCCAAAAAACAAAGGAAGAGATCATTGCCCTGAGCTGCAAGAATACCGAATACCTGCTGGAGAAAAACTGCAAACTGATCGTGGTGGCCTGCAACACCGCAACCACAAATGCAATAAGAGAGCTGAGGGAAAAATATGATGTGCCATTTATAGGCATTGAGCCTGCCATAAAGCCGGCAGCCATACATACCAAAACCAATGCAATAGGCATACTGGCAACAAAAGGCACGCTGTCGAGCGAGCTGTTCAACAAAACTGTTTCGGGCTTTACAGGCGTTAATGTCGTGGAGCAGGTGGGGTACAACCTTGTCGCTTTAATAGAGAATGGGAAGCTGGGATCGGATGAGATAAAAGAATTACTGAAAGAGTACCTCGCCCCAATGATTGAAGCCAATATCGACTACCTGGTGCTTGGCTGCAGCCATTACCCGTACCTTGTACCGCAGATAAAGGAGCTACTTCCCCCGCACGTAAAGATCATCGACTCCGGCGAAGCTGTGGCAAGGCATACCAGAAAAATACTCGAAGCCAATAATATGCTTAATACTTCCGGGCACAAGGGCACACCCTTATTTTACACTAACGCCGACCCGGCCGTACTGAAGGAGATCCTTGGCACTAAATATAACGTTGAGCAAAAAGACTTTTAG
- a CDS encoding OmpH family outer membrane protein, giving the protein MKQMKSLLIAAILFVGMSQAVSAQAKVAHINVNDLMAAMPDMKAANAQLEKLTKTYDTDYNAMVTEFRTKVAQYEKEAATVTEAVNETRSKEVQDMQKRIQEYQQSASKELQQKQEDTYKPIIDKAKAAIQKVAKAKGYQYVLDSSNGGGVLVADGPDLTADVKKELGF; this is encoded by the coding sequence ATGAAACAAATGAAATCTTTATTAATCGCTGCAATACTTTTTGTTGGAATGAGCCAGGCAGTTTCTGCACAGGCAAAAGTAGCGCATATCAATGTAAACGACCTTATGGCGGCTATGCCGGATATGAAAGCAGCGAATGCACAGCTTGAGAAACTTACAAAAACGTATGATACCGATTATAATGCGATGGTTACTGAATTCAGGACGAAAGTAGCGCAGTATGAAAAAGAGGCTGCAACTGTGACTGAGGCAGTGAACGAGACCCGCAGCAAAGAAGTTCAGGACATGCAGAAAAGGATACAGGAGTATCAACAGAGCGCTTCTAAAGAGCTTCAGCAAAAACAGGAGGATACCTACAAGCCAATAATCGATAAAGCGAAAGCGGCTATCCAGAAAGTTGCTAAAGCAAAAGGCTACCAGTATGTACTTGATTCATCAAACGGCGGCGGCGTTCTTGTAGCTGACGGCCCGGACCTTACTGCTGACGTTAAGAAAGAACTTGGATTCTAA
- a CDS encoding OmpH family outer membrane protein, with amino-acid sequence MKKYLLTLVTVLSCLIAGAQGAKGVKIAYIDMNYILDKAPDYAEAKNQLEQKAQKWKQEIDVKRGEINKLIDGLKAERALLTKELIEEREEEIAYLEKELLDFQEKKFGPTGDLITQKSVLVKPIQDQIFTIVQDLAEIRKYDFVFDKSSDLTMLFAANKHDISDLVLRRMERASKQETMSKGQLKKLQQEENEEERNSNSDVIERQAKLDEKKAARQKLIDDKKAAQEAKKAEYEAKREQLKQEREAKKNGTTPPAPVAKKEPAGKATTPKTDTPATSSKPAEGDDDAAPESNKREAKTTANETPEEGTAATDKQSAAAAAKAEREQKIADKKKAIEERKAQIKAEREAAKQAREDKKNKPAETKPATTTPAAPSETNDPE; translated from the coding sequence ATGAAGAAATACTTATTAACACTGGTTACTGTCCTTAGCTGCCTTATAGCAGGCGCACAGGGTGCAAAGGGTGTAAAGATCGCTTATATCGATATGAACTACATCCTTGACAAGGCGCCTGATTATGCCGAGGCAAAGAATCAACTGGAGCAGAAAGCCCAAAAGTGGAAACAGGAAATTGACGTAAAAAGAGGCGAGATAAACAAGCTTATTGATGGGCTGAAAGCAGAAAGGGCGCTTTTGACCAAAGAGCTTATAGAGGAAAGGGAAGAAGAAATAGCCTATCTTGAAAAAGAGCTGCTGGATTTCCAGGAAAAGAAATTTGGCCCTACCGGCGACCTTATCACCCAAAAATCGGTGCTGGTAAAGCCGATACAGGACCAGATATTCACCATTGTGCAGGACCTTGCCGAGATAAGGAAATATGATTTTGTTTTTGACAAGTCGTCTGACCTTACCATGCTGTTCGCAGCAAACAAACACGATATAAGCGACCTTGTATTGAGAAGGATGGAGCGCGCCTCGAAACAGGAAACCATGAGTAAAGGACAGCTTAAAAAACTGCAGCAGGAGGAAAATGAAGAAGAGCGCAACAGCAACTCTGATGTAATTGAAAGGCAGGCCAAGCTGGATGAGAAGAAAGCGGCACGCCAAAAGCTGATCGATGATAAAAAAGCAGCACAGGAAGCCAAAAAAGCCGAATATGAAGCAAAGCGCGAGCAGCTGAAACAGGAAAGGGAAGCAAAGAAGAACGGTACTACGCCTCCTGCACCGGTAGCAAAAAAAGAACCGGCAGGGAAGGCCACTACGCCTAAAACCGATACTCCGGCAACATCTTCCAAGCCTGCTGAGGGCGATGACGATGCGGCACCGGAAAGCAACAAAAGGGAAGCGAAGACTACTGCCAATGAAACGCCGGAAGAAGGCACGGCTGCTACCGATAAGCAAAGTGCTGCCGCCGCTGCAAAAGCAGAGCGTGAGCAAAAGATCGCTGATAAGAAAAAAGCAATAGAAGAGAGAAAAGCTCAAATAAAAGCAGAGAGGGAGGCCGCAAAACAGGCAAGGGAAGATAAAAAGAACAAGCCTGCGGAAACGAAACCGGCAACAACTACGCCGGCAGCTCCATCAGAAACGAATGACCCGGAATAA